The following proteins come from a genomic window of Trifolium pratense cultivar HEN17-A07 linkage group LG4, ARS_RC_1.1, whole genome shotgun sequence:
- the LOC123923235 gene encoding uncharacterized protein LOC123923235 has protein sequence MQLFQKHTKTQFLINFILVTSSFCGFYVLATILILGTSNSKLLLHLHNFSSQDVSIITTTNTTLDHIVFGIASSKSSWTKRKDYVKLWWKTNNAMKGCVFLDSLPPNEDDPSSFPPLCVSKDTSRFKYTCKGGLRSAIRVARVVAETVALNHSDVKWYVFGDDDTVFFPENLVKTLSKYDHELWYYIGAHSEIYEQNRIFGFGMAFGGAGFAISSSLAKVLAKVFDSCLERYPHLYGSDGRVYSCLAELGVGLTHEPGFHQVDLTGNTFGLLASHPVTPLLSLHHPDYTEPIFPNMTRTKALQHLFQAAKVDSQRILQQTICYDKRFSWTISVSWGYAVQVFPNHMFLPEVVNVQETFKQWKKGNMLAKAYTFNTKPLHSDPCKRSTIFYFDSVSSGNDGFISSYYKRSFQNCSKNLVSPKKVEVIKVVTHKLNLGIKQLQAPRRQCCDVLPSSAGDQMEIAVRECKDEELIYMH, from the exons ATGCAGTTATTTCAGAAAcacacaaaaacacaatttttgattaatttcaTATTAGTAACATCTTCATTTTGTGGCTTTTATGTCCTTGcaacaatattaatattagGTACTTCAAATTCAAAGCTATTATTACATTTACATAATTTTTCATCACAAGATGTGTCTATAATTACAACCACAAACACAACTCTAGATCATATTGTGTTTGGTATTGCTTCAAGCAAAAGTTCATGGACAAAGAGAAAAGATTATGTGAAACTATGGTGGAAAACCAACAATGCAATGAAGGGTTGTGTGTTTCTGGATAGTTTACCTCCAAATGAAGATGACCCTTCTTCTTTTCCGCCACTTTGTGTCTCGAAAGACACTTCGCGGTTTAAATACACTTGTAAAGGTGGACTTCGATCAGCTATACGCGTGGCGCGTGTTGTTGCAGAGACGGTTGCCTTGAATCATTCGGATGTGAAGTGGTATGTATTTGGAGACGATGATACGGTTTTTTTTCCGGAGAATTTAGTGAAGACTCTTTCTAAATATGATCATGAGCTTTGGTATTATATTGGTGCACACTCCGAGATTTATGAGCAAAATCGGATTTTTGGTTTCGGAATGGCTTTTGGTGGTGCTGGTTTTGCTATAAGTTCTTCTCTGGCTAAAGTTTTGGCTAAGGTTTTTGATTCTTGTTTGGAAAGATACCCTCATCTCTATGGAAGTGATGGAAGGGTTTACTCTTGCTTAGCAGAACTTGGTGTTGGATTGACACATGAACCAGGTTTTCATCAG GTTGATTTGACTGGAAACACTTTTGGCCTGTTAGCATCACATCCAGTAACACCGTTATTATCACTACATCATCCAGATTACACAGAACCAATCTTTCCGAACATGACAAGGACAAAAGCCCTCCAACATTTATTTCAAGCAGCAAAAGTTGATTCTCAAAGAATACTACAACAAACAATTTGCTATGACAAAAGGTTTTCATGGACAATTTCAGTTTCATGGGGTTATGCTGTTCAAGTTTTCCCAAATCATATGTTTTTGCCTGAAGTTGTTAATGTTCAAGAAACATTCAAGCAATGGAAAAAGGGAAATATGTTGGCAAAAGCATATACTTTTAATACAAAACCACTTCATTCTGATCCTTGTAAAAGATCTACTATCTTTTATTTTGATAGTGTTTCTTCTGGTAATGATGGTTTCATAAGTAGCTATTATAAGAGATCTTTTCAAAATTGCTCAAAGAATTTGGTGTCTCCAAAGAAAGTTGAAGTTATCAAAGTTGTCACTCATAAGCTAAACCTTGGCATCAAACAG ttGCAGGCTCCAAGAAGGCAATGCTGTGATGTATTGCCTTCTAGTGCTGGTGACCAAATGGAGATTGCTGTTAGAGAATGCAAAGATGAAGAATTGATTTATATGCACTGA
- the LOC123923366 gene encoding uncharacterized protein LOC123923366, whose translation MMFHRRKKEPNTTLPLSNSSSQPNSPMPSNSNSSSNFFRFRTSTLTTSFQSLILLISLLLNFYFLLILWAPYPTTYKPSSVVSRLSPTTRRHVLFSVASSSLSWPHRQSYVQLWYKPKSTRALAFLDKPPVNSSSLSPPVVISGDASGFPYTLQGGLRSAIRVARVVKEAVDRNESDVRWFVFGDDDSVFFVENVVRTLSKYDHDRWFYVGSNSESYEQNSMYSFEMAFGGGGFALSYSLAKVLARVLDSCLRRYGFLYGSDARIYSCVAELGVTLTHEPGFHQLDMRGNLFGLLAAHPLSPLCSLHHLDAAEPLFPNMNRTQALENLIAATNVDPARILQQTVCYDRLNSLTFSVSWGYVIQVFQGNVLLPDLLAVKRTFAPWRKIHSNFMFDTRDNPKDPCKRPSIFFLKNVTSDKRGIWSDYSRQIEKKCPKSNPTHPKKITVFSRKLDLSIEEMKAPRRQCCDVFPSTNDTVSIHLRRCETIELISMES comes from the exons atgatgttccatagaagaaaaaaagaaccaAACACAACATTACCTCTTTCAAATTCATCATCACAACCAAATTCACCAATgccttcaaattcaaattctagTTCCAATTTTTTCAGATTCAGAACTTCAACACTAACGACATCGTTTCAATCGTTAATATTACTCATTTCATTacttcttaatttttattttcttttaattctgTGGGCCCCATACCCCACCACATATAAACCTTCCTCCGTCGTATCTCGTCTCTCACCAACCACGCGCCGTCATGTTCTCTTCTCCGTcgcttcttcttctctctcatGGCCACACCGTCAATCTTACGTTCAGCTTTGGTATAAACCTAAATCGACTCGCGCACTCGCTTTTCTCGATAAACCGCCGGTGAATTCGTCTTCTTTGTCACCTCCGGTTGTGATCTCCGGCGATGCTTCTGGATTTCCGTATACTTTACAAGGAGGACTTCGCTCAGCGATTCGTGTGGCGCGTGTTGTGAAAGAAGCGGTGGATCGGAATGAATCGGATGTTCGGTGGTTCGTGTTCGGGGACGATGATTCGGTGTTTTTTGTGGAGAATGTTGTTAGGACTCTTTCGAAATATGATCATGATAGATGGTTTTATGTTGGGAGTAATTCTGAGAGTTATGAACAGAATTCTATGTATTCGTTTGAGATGGCGTTTGGTGGAGGAGGTTTTGCTCTAAGTTATTCACTTGCTAAGGTTTTAGCTAGGGTTTTGGATTCTTGTTTGAGAAGATATGGATTTTTGTATGGTAGTGATGCTAGAATCTATTCATGTGTTGCTGAGCTTGGTGTTACATTGACTCATGAACCTGGATTTCATCAG TTAGATATGCGGGGGAATTTATTCGGGTTGCTGGCCGCACATCCGTTATCTCCTTTATGTTCCCTTCATCACTTGGACGCGGCAGAGCCTCTCTTTCCAAACATGAATCGAACACAAGCTTTGGAAAATCTTATTGCAGCTACAAATGTTGATCCCGCGAGAATTCTGCAGCAAACTGTCTGCTATGATCGTTTGAATTCTTTGACTTTCTCAGTTTCTTGGGGTTACGTTATCCAGGTTTTTCAAGGAAATGTACTTCTTCCTGATCTACTTGCGGTAAAAAGAACTTTTGCACCGTGGAGGAAGATTCATTCCAATTTCATGTTTGACACAAGAGACAATCCTAAAGATCCTTGTAAAAGGCCTTctatatttttcttgaaaaatgtTACTTCTGATAAAAGGGGCATCTGGAGCGATTACAGTAGGCAAATAGAAAAGAAATGCCCGAAATCAAATCCTACACACCCGAAGAAGATCACTGTTTTTTCAAGAAAGCTTGATCTTAGTATTGAAGAG ATGAAAGCTCCCCGTCGTCAGTGCTGCGATGTTTTTCCATCTACAAATGATACAGTCAGTATTCATTTAAGACGGTGTGAAACCATTGAACTGATCTCCATGGAATCATAG
- the LOC123920271 gene encoding uncharacterized protein LOC123920271 isoform X1, which yields MDEEFRKIFEKFSFTDVAASEETDKKDEVAENAVTKKKAGSDSDSDDEENEQEEKDMNHRYDKTHPDIRPFSMMTRTGYMEYNPMKNRGKLPEIYARVIGQYIGDTVFLQDINENQIQVAVLKKNNSEIYLTHGWSRLRDFYNINAGAWITLLLISPFVFFIRVRYITGMKITYPHKTPPYKLMLEKPFLEATSNGPIPYFVLPKVFSHSLEKTLTIPDVQTGTLTLYWRGFCQNALPNEETQLRLIDWLGNTWNHCDLKFVNSPYISCKISGQWGDVCKVHNLAKDVIVKFGVTEASNNRTIYFKLAPFIGVRTTLHAPSTSSNRKKFYQSQHYYML from the exons ATGGATGaagaatttagaaaaatatttgagaagTTTAGTTTCACTGATGTCGCTGCTTCCGAG GAAACTGATAAGAAGGACGAGGTGGCAGAAAATGCAGTTACTAAAAAGAAGGCTGGTTCTGATTCTGACTCTGACGATGAAGAAAACGAGCAAGAAGAAAAAG atatgAACCATCGCTACGACAAGACACATCCTGACATTCGTCCTTTTTCCATGATGACAAGAACAGGGTATATGGAGTACAATCCCATGAAG AATCGAGGGAAACTACCAGAAATTTATGCACGTGTCATTGGTCAGTACATTGGTGATACAGTTTTCTTACAGGACATCAACGAAAATCAAATCCAAGTAGCTGTACTCAAAAAGAACAATTCAGAAATTTATTTAACTCATGGTTGGTCTCGATTGAGAGATTTCTATAACATCAATGCTGGTGCTTGGATTACTCTTTTGTTGATcagtccttttgtttttttcatcCGGGTTCGATACATTACTGGCATGAAGATCACCTATCCTCATAAAACTCCTCCATATAAGCTAATGTTGGAAAAACCTTTCCTTGAAGCAACTTCAAATGGACCTATTCCCTACTTTGTTCTCCCAAAAGTTTTTTCACACAGTCTTGAGAAAACTCTCACTATTCCTGATGTCCAAACTGGGACTTTG ACGCTCTATTGGAGAGGTTTCTGTCAAAATGCATTACCTAATGAGGAGACTCAACTCAGATTAATTGATTGGCTTGGTAATACATGGAATCACTGTGATCTCAAGTTTGTCAATAGTCCTTATATCAGCTGTAAGATTTCAGGCCAATGGGGTGATGTTTGCAAGGTGCATAATTTGGCTAAGGATGTAATTGTTAAATTTGGCGTCACCGAGGCATCCAACAATAGGACCATCTACTTTAAGCTCGCTCCTTTCATTGGTGTTAGAACTACCCTACATGCTCCTTCAACATCCAGCAACCGGAAGAAATTCTACCAGAGCCAGCACTATTACATGCTCTAG
- the LOC123920271 gene encoding uncharacterized protein LOC123920271 isoform X2, which translates to MSLLPRKLIRRTRWQKMQLLKRRLVLILTLTMKKTSKKKKNRGKLPEIYARVIGQYIGDTVFLQDINENQIQVAVLKKNNSEIYLTHGWSRLRDFYNINAGAWITLLLISPFVFFIRVRYITGMKITYPHKTPPYKLMLEKPFLEATSNGPIPYFVLPKVFSHSLEKTLTIPDVQTGTLTLYWRGFCQNALPNEETQLRLIDWLGNTWNHCDLKFVNSPYISCKISGQWGDVCKVHNLAKDVIVKFGVTEASNNRTIYFKLAPFIGVRTTLHAPSTSSNRKKFYQSQHYYML; encoded by the exons ATGTCGCTGCTTCCGAG GAAACTGATAAGAAGGACGAGGTGGCAGAAAATGCAGTTACTAAAAAGAAGGCTGGTTCTGATTCTGACTCTGACGATGAAGAAAACGAGCAAGAAGAAAAAG AATCGAGGGAAACTACCAGAAATTTATGCACGTGTCATTGGTCAGTACATTGGTGATACAGTTTTCTTACAGGACATCAACGAAAATCAAATCCAAGTAGCTGTACTCAAAAAGAACAATTCAGAAATTTATTTAACTCATGGTTGGTCTCGATTGAGAGATTTCTATAACATCAATGCTGGTGCTTGGATTACTCTTTTGTTGATcagtccttttgtttttttcatcCGGGTTCGATACATTACTGGCATGAAGATCACCTATCCTCATAAAACTCCTCCATATAAGCTAATGTTGGAAAAACCTTTCCTTGAAGCAACTTCAAATGGACCTATTCCCTACTTTGTTCTCCCAAAAGTTTTTTCACACAGTCTTGAGAAAACTCTCACTATTCCTGATGTCCAAACTGGGACTTTG ACGCTCTATTGGAGAGGTTTCTGTCAAAATGCATTACCTAATGAGGAGACTCAACTCAGATTAATTGATTGGCTTGGTAATACATGGAATCACTGTGATCTCAAGTTTGTCAATAGTCCTTATATCAGCTGTAAGATTTCAGGCCAATGGGGTGATGTTTGCAAGGTGCATAATTTGGCTAAGGATGTAATTGTTAAATTTGGCGTCACCGAGGCATCCAACAATAGGACCATCTACTTTAAGCTCGCTCCTTTCATTGGTGTTAGAACTACCCTACATGCTCCTTCAACATCCAGCAACCGGAAGAAATTCTACCAGAGCCAGCACTATTACATGCTCTAG